One window of Vitis riparia cultivar Riparia Gloire de Montpellier isolate 1030 chromosome 5, EGFV_Vit.rip_1.0, whole genome shotgun sequence genomic DNA carries:
- the LOC117914959 gene encoding UDP-glycosyltransferase 75C1-like, with amino-acid sequence MHPHILIVTLPSQGHINPTLQLAKLLIRAGAHVTFFTSTSAGTRMSKSPNLDGLEFATFSDGYDHGLKQGDDVEKFMSQIERLGSQALIELIMASANEGRPFACLLYGVQIPWVAEVAHSLHIPSALVWTQPAAVFDIYYYYFNGYGELIQNKGDHPSSTIELPGLPLLNNSDLPSFLIPPKGNTYKFALPGFQKHLEMLNCESNPKVLVNSFDALESEALGAINKFNLMGIGPLIPSAFLDGKDPSDTSFGGDLFRSSKDYIQWLNSKPESSVIYVSFGSLFVLSKQQSEEIARGLLDGGRPFLWVIRLEENEEEKTLSCHEELERQGMMVPWCSQVEVLSHPSMGCFVTHSGWNSTLESLTSGVPVVAFPQWSDQATNAKLIEVVWKTGLRAMVNQEGIVEADEIKRCLELVMGSGERGEEMRRNATKWKVLAREAVKEGGSSDKNLKNFMNEVMRSKVTCSS; translated from the coding sequence ATGCACCCCCACATCCTCATTGTAACGCTTCCCTCACAAGGCCACATCAACCCAACTCTCCAACTAGCTAAGCTCCTCATACGTGCCGGTGCCCATGTCACCTTTTTCACTAGCACTTCCGCCGGTACCCGTATGTCCAAGTCCCCAAACCTGGATGGATTAGAGTTTGCCACATTCTCGGATGGCTATGACCATGGCCTCAAACAAGGCGATGATGTCGAGAAATTCATGTCCCAGATTGAGCGTCTCGGGTCCCAAGCTCTTATTGAGCTTATCATGGCCAGTGCTAATGAAGGTCGTCCCTTTGCTTGCTTACTCTATGGTGTCCAAATTCCTTGGGTAGCAGAGGTGGCCCATAGCCTTCACATCCCTTCCGCACTTGTTTGGACTCAACCGGCCGCTGTTTTTGATATctattactattatttcaatGGTTATGGAGAGCTCATCCAGAACAAGGGCGATCATCCCTCCTCTACCATTGAATTACCAGGACTCCCGTTGCTTAACAACAGTGATCTTCCCTCCTTTTTAATTCCCCCAAAAGGGAATACGTACAAATTTGCCCTCCCAGGGTTTCAGAAGCACCTAGAGATGCTCAACTGTGAAAGCAACCCGAAAGTACTGGTAAACAGTTTCGATGCATTAGAATCTGAGGCCCTAGGAGCTATCAACAAGTTTAACTTGATGGGAATTGGACCCTTGATTCCGTCCGCTTTCTTGGATGGAAAAGATCCATCCGATACTTCATTTGGAGGCGATCTTTTCCGCAGTTCAAAGGACTATATCCAGTGGCTGAACTCAAAGCCTGAATCTTCTGTCATATATGTATCATTCGGAAGCCTGTTCGTGTTGTCAAAGCAACAGTCAGAGGAGATTGCTCGTGGACTGCTGGATGGAGGACGGCCTTTCCTGTGGGTCATACGACTtgaggaaaatgaagaagaaaagacaCTGAGTTGCCATGAAGAGTTGGAACGGCAAGGAATGATGGTACCATGGTGTTCTCAAGTTGAAGTTCTATCACATCCATCAATGGGGTGTTTTGTGACACACAGTGGGTGGAATTCAACATTAGAGAGCTTGACTTCTGGGGTACCAGTTGTGGCATTTCCTCAGTGGTCTGATCAAGCGACAAACGCGAAGCTGATTGAAGTCGTGTGGAAGACGGGTTTACGGGCGATGGTGAACCAAGAAGGAATAGTAGAAGCTGATGAAATCAAGAGGTGCTTGGAACTGGTGATGGGAAGTGGAGAAAGGGGTGAAGAAATGAGAAGGAACGCAACGAAATGGAAGGTTTTAGCTAGAGAAGCTGTGAAGGAAGGTGGATCATCTGACAAGAATCTTAAGAATTTTATGAATGAGGTAATGCGCAGCAAGGTTACTTGTAGTTCTTGA